TTCATCTCGATAAAATAGCTCCATATCGAGACCGTATTTGTTATCTGGGCAAAGCAAACGGTGGAACAGCCAGTGCACTTAATCACGGCATTGGCAGTGCTACCGGGGAGTACGTCGCGTGGCTCAGCTCAGACGATTTATTTCATCCTGATAAAATTGCCAGGCAGCTATCCTTTATGCTGGCTCGTGATGCTTGGGTTAGTTTCACTAATTACGATTTGATCGATGAGAATAGTATGACAACTGCCAGCTTCGCAGGGCCTTGCTTTTCTTCGGTTTGGGATTTCTATGAAGCTTTCTTCACGAGTGTTCCCGTACATGGCTGTACCGTAATGGCCAGGAAAGAAATGTTCTTGCATATGGGATACTTCAATGAAGGGTTATTGTATACGCAGGATTACGAAATGTGGATGCGGGTTGTATTAAATAATTTTGATTTCTATTATCTGCATGATTCGCTTACCCTGTTCCGCTGGCATGGAGCAAATGGCACAATTCGCCATCAAAGTCGGATGGCAGAGGAAGTTCAGTATATAAGAGCCAAGTTTAACCCGTTATTAGAGGGCTGGCTGGCGCGATTAAAATCAGGTCAATGACTGAATCAAAAGAGGCTGCTCCCTGGGTTTTCTACCCTTGGAGACAGCCTCTTCTTGACTTTGCCTCAGCAGGCTTAGAAATAGGCAGTAGCATTAAAACTTTCTGGACCAACCCGAATCGTTCCAAGGACAGAGCAGCTTACAAACATGGTATAAATTAAAAACGATGTGAGCGGCACATTGTAGTCAGAGCCCGAAAAAACAATGCTTTGTGGACCAAGAAGGGCTAGATTGAGAGATTCCGAAACACCAAACACCGTTGGATCCGTTGGAAGAGTTCCTCGAACGATCGAAATAGTAATCGTTGTAGCCACGGGGAGAAGCGGGAGCTGAATGGTTGTTATGCCATTAAATTGAACACGCATCAAACTTGTTGCCAGACCTGTTTCGAGCCCCACTTGACCGACTAATACGGGTGTATTGATGGCTAGAATAGGGATCGCAATGGAGTTGTTGAAGCTTGCATTCTGAGACGTTCTTGCATCAAGAAATGTTGTCATTCTATTACCTCCTCTATTTGATATACGATAGGATATGAAAGAATTGCCATCAGTGCTTGGACAAATGGAAGATAGTAAAAAAAATAGATAATCGTTTATACGAATATATGAAAAAAGCGGTCCTTCCTCCTCAATGAGAAGTAGACCGCTAGATGAAAGTATCGGTTCCGATTACAGTGCGTGAACCATCGTTAAAAAGCTGGAGGAATAGCTCTCCGGAGAAAAATGAGTGCGTACATGGTGCTCTGCTTGTAAGACAAGAGAGGTTCTTAGAGAGTTGTTGTTCATCAATTCAAAGGCTTCGCGAACGGCTTCCTGAATATCGCCAGCCGTATAATACTTCCCTGTTTGATTGTGGAGAATAGAGCTTCTCACGCCATCAGAGTCCGTGGATAAGACCGGACAGTGACAAGCCATCGCTTCCAAAACTGAGTAAGGAGCGCCTTCTACCTTGGAGGTTGAGCATAAAAAGCCACCCGAATTAGCGATTATGGAGAAGTATTCTGGCATTTGGTCATGGGGGATGTTTGTCAGATTCACAATACGATCCTTGAGATTCAACTGTTGTTTTATCATTTCAAATTTGGCTCTTTCCCCAGGTTCTGACAGTAGGGGATCTTCGAACATCCACACTTGCAGGTCTGAAACATGGAAACGAGTGAGTTCCGCACAGATGAATAGAAACTCACTCCAGTTTTTATTATCTTCAATCCTTCCTACCCAAGCGGCTATAGGGGATGCAGGAGTTTGCACGTAACGATAGGAGAAATTTTCCATATCCATGCAGTTATTGAAGTTGAATTGAGGCATTTGTGGGAAGATTTCTGTGAAGAGTTGCCTAATATGCGGCGTATTTGGGTTAAGTAATCCGTTCGAGTAAGTTCGTATATTATGACTGGCTTCGTTTAGCGTAATTCGTGCTTGTGTGAAGGAGCCAAGCCCTTGAACTTCATAGATAAGCTTTCCGTGAAAGCCCATAGCTCGAAACTTCGCCAAGAAGCGATAAGCAGAGGTTACTACAATGACGTCATACTTGCCCCGGTCCAAGATTTGCTTAATTTCGATATCATTATTCGTAACAAAAACGGGTGTGTCATGACTGTTTTGCAATCCGGAACCACCATTTAAGTATAAACTATGGCATTGATGACCGTGTTTTTGCAGGGCAATAGAACGCAGACGATTCAACGTTTCCACACCGCCGCTAGGTATATAGAATGCGAATAAGATGTTCATCTTCTTTACCTCACTTTTACAGTTTGGTGTATATGTAATAGGGTATGAAAAAAAGCTTCTCGAGGTTTGGACATCATTATATTTTTCATGACGTGTCATACACACAAGCTAATTTCACATTGGCGAATATACTAACGTAAATATTGAAATGAGGGAAACGAATGAAAATATTGCTCGCAACGTACTGGCAGCTGCCTTTTGTTGGCGGTGTGTCGGCTTACACGGAGCAGCTTAAACAAAAGTTAGAATCCATGGGGCACGAAGTTGATGTCATGGGCAATGGTATTGATCGCTACCATATCATTCATAACTATCGGGCTGTTTTCAAGGATAAATTCATGAGCATGTTGCGAGCCAAATTAAGTCCTGCTGTTGTACCGCTTCTACACTTGAATGACTATGTTCTTCACTCCGAGTTGGACCGTTATTGTTTCGAACTGTCGGCAGCTTATTTAGGCTTGCATAAATATGACTTGATTCATGCTCAGGATATTTTGGCAGCACGGTCACTGAGACGAGTTAAACCGAATATGACGCCGCTTGTTACAAGCATTCATGGCTGTGCGGCAAGAGAAGTGCTGTTGGACCTGTCCACCCATATGCCTAGAGAAGCGGTCTTAAATTCAGTCATTTGGAAGTACTATTCATCTTTGGAATTGTTGGGTGTGTTGGCTAGTGATTATACGATGACTTCATCCAAATGGTTAAAGAATCTGCTGGTCAAAGAATTTTCTGCGCCGCCTGAGAAGATTACGGTTTTTCCATATGGCATGGATATCTCCGGGTTTAGGCAGAAGATGGCCGACGGCACGCCCATTGAACGCCCGCCTGGGAAGAAGGTCATCATTTGTACATGCCGGCTTGAGCATATCAAAGGAATCCACGTGCTGCTCCACGCGCTAGCCAAGGTGAAAGTGCAGCAAGAGGACTGGGTCTGCTGGATTGTAGGGGATGGACTGCAGATGGCGATTCTACGCCAGCTAACGGCGGACTTAGGGCTGAGTCAGCTTGTGCATTTTCTTGGACGGAGAAGCGACGTGCCTTCTCTGCTTAGGCAGTCTGATATATTTGTGCTCGCCAGTCTACAGGAGAATCAGCCTTTCTCTGTCATGGAGGCCGAAATAGCCGGCTTGCCGGTCATCGTCTCGGATGCTGCCGGCCTTCCGGAAATGGTCGATAATGGCCATGTGGGTATCACATTTCCAAGCGGGAATAGTGATGCTCTGGCGCATCAAATCATCACTTTACTGGGCAATAATACGTATCGTATGAATTTAGGAGCCAGCTCTCAGAAATGGGCTCTGAAACAGTGGTCCATGGATGCGATGGTAGGTAAAATGCTTCAAGTGTATGAACGTGCCCAGAGGGGCTATCCACCCAAACTTGCAGCTTCTTACAATATGTCTGAGGTGGCGGATAGAGAGCCCTTTGCGGTTAGGGGAGATTTGTATAATCGGTTATTTGAACAGCAAACTTCCAATCCTGACGTGAATGTTGACTACTATACGTGGAATCGATTGTATAATGCTCTCCCATCTGGTTATACCCTGCCGGATCGAAGTCTGCTGGCTACCCTTCAATCTTAAAGTAAATGAATGGAGTGAGAAGTTGATGATAAAGGAAACAACGAATAAAGACTTGTATGCCTTGATGAAAGAAATCATTGATCAAGGCATTAGTCTTCTTGACGTGGGTTGTGGCCTTTGCCTAAACCTGGACAAATTCGAATGTCCGATCATTATCGGGATTGATGTACATCGTCCCTATTTAACGAATAGGGTCAATCGTTCCTCCAAAATCATTCCATTGCATATGGATGCAAGGGATATGAGCCTCTACTTTTTGCCTAAATCTATTTCGACCGTTCTATTTAATGATACTCTGGAACATTTCAATAAAAATGAAGGCTTGTATATGTTGAAGCGTGCCGAGCAGATTGCGCAGCAGAAAGTTGTTGTTTTCACACCACGGGGCTTCTTCCCGCAAGATGATTATGATCATTTTCAGCTAAAAGGCGAGATGTATCAAGCGCATCGCAGCGGTTGGGAGCCGGAGGAATTTGCTGATTTAGGCTATGAGGTTCTTGTATTAAAAGATTTCCACGATTCGCGCAACAGCTCGTTTCGTGCCTCTTTTGGGGAAAACCACCCTCCCGTGGATGCCCTGTTGGCTTGGAAGAATGTCTAAGATTACTTAATCATGAAAGGTGTTGGATACGTATGTTTCAAGTTGTTGACTTTGGCAGAAGTGTTCCGTATTCCTTTTCTTCTTCGGTTATTCAGCCGATTCTAAGCACGCCGAGTTCTATTACACTCGCGCAGTTTGGTGTTCAAGTACAACCAGCAGGCCAAGTCATGCTTAATGCAACGGTAGGTACACAAACAACTTTAGGAGCACCGCAAGTGTTGTTTAGTATCATTCGCGGGAACATTATCGTATACACCATTACCGTAGGTTCTTTGCCACAGGATCAATTTAACGGCGTTTCCTTTAGTTTCGTAGATATAGATGCACCTTCCGGTTATTTGTCCTATACATTGACGGCTGAAATTATGAATAATGTCATATCCAATCGGGCTAACGTGGTGGGACCTGTCGTGTTCAGCGGGCTTTCGCTTGCTCGGGTATAACGATTAAGAGAAAAGGCAGTTCTCAAGTGAAAATTAGACTTGAGATCTGCCTTTCCTATGTTCCGAAGAAAACATCCAGTTTATTGGTAGGTGCAACGGTTCCTGTCCAGACGGCTGCTAAGGTTTGGGGTTTAATCACAGAGGCAGAATTGTAATCACCAATGAGTGGCTGGCTGTCCGGATCGAATGACACTTCTGTGACTCTGCGATTGATGAAACTCGCCCCACCGTTTGAAGATTCAGCGACAAAGAGATCGAGTAGGGGGGGATTCAGGCGATTGGTATAGTAAGTGACAAATAGTTTCCCGGTAAATGGAGAAACCGTTACATAAGGAAAGAAGTTTTGCGAACCTGCAGGTGCGCCGGTGATGCTCAGTGGTGTTGACCATAAGAGACCATCTTGGGAGATGGAAAAG
Above is a genomic segment from Paenibacillus sp. HWE-109 containing:
- a CDS encoding glycosyltransferase gives rise to the protein MLPKVSVVIPFYNCPFVDQAIQSVLNQTYANIEIVVVDDGSTLHLDKIAPYRDRICYLGKANGGTASALNHGIGSATGEYVAWLSSDDLFHPDKIARQLSFMLARDAWVSFTNYDLIDENSMTTASFAGPCFSSVWDFYEAFFTSVPVHGCTVMARKEMFLHMGYFNEGLLYTQDYEMWMRVVLNNFDFYYLHDSLTLFRWHGANGTIRHQSRMAEEVQYIRAKFNPLLEGWLARLKSGQ
- a CDS encoding glycosyltransferase family 4 protein: MNILFAFYIPSGGVETLNRLRSIALQKHGHQCHSLYLNGGSGLQNSHDTPVFVTNNDIEIKQILDRGKYDVIVVTSAYRFLAKFRAMGFHGKLIYEVQGLGSFTQARITLNEASHNIRTYSNGLLNPNTPHIRQLFTEIFPQMPQFNFNNCMDMENFSYRYVQTPASPIAAWVGRIEDNKNWSEFLFICAELTRFHVSDLQVWMFEDPLLSEPGERAKFEMIKQQLNLKDRIVNLTNIPHDQMPEYFSIIANSGGFLCSTSKVEGAPYSVLEAMACHCPVLSTDSDGVRSSILHNQTGKYYTAGDIQEAVREAFELMNNNSLRTSLVLQAEHHVRTHFSPESYSSSFLTMVHAL
- a CDS encoding glycosyltransferase family 4 protein; this encodes MKILLATYWQLPFVGGVSAYTEQLKQKLESMGHEVDVMGNGIDRYHIIHNYRAVFKDKFMSMLRAKLSPAVVPLLHLNDYVLHSELDRYCFELSAAYLGLHKYDLIHAQDILAARSLRRVKPNMTPLVTSIHGCAAREVLLDLSTHMPREAVLNSVIWKYYSSLELLGVLASDYTMTSSKWLKNLLVKEFSAPPEKITVFPYGMDISGFRQKMADGTPIERPPGKKVIICTCRLEHIKGIHVLLHALAKVKVQQEDWVCWIVGDGLQMAILRQLTADLGLSQLVHFLGRRSDVPSLLRQSDIFVLASLQENQPFSVMEAEIAGLPVIVSDAAGLPEMVDNGHVGITFPSGNSDALAHQIITLLGNNTYRMNLGASSQKWALKQWSMDAMVGKMLQVYERAQRGYPPKLAASYNMSEVADREPFAVRGDLYNRLFEQQTSNPDVNVDYYTWNRLYNALPSGYTLPDRSLLATLQS
- a CDS encoding class I SAM-dependent methyltransferase → MIKETTNKDLYALMKEIIDQGISLLDVGCGLCLNLDKFECPIIIGIDVHRPYLTNRVNRSSKIIPLHMDARDMSLYFLPKSISTVLFNDTLEHFNKNEGLYMLKRAEQIAQQKVVVFTPRGFFPQDDYDHFQLKGEMYQAHRSGWEPEEFADLGYEVLVLKDFHDSRNSSFRASFGENHPPVDALLAWKNV